In Meles meles chromosome 14, mMelMel3.1 paternal haplotype, whole genome shotgun sequence, a single window of DNA contains:
- the LOC123956090 gene encoding galectin-3-like, which produces MADSFSLTDALSGSGNPNPQGWPGQWGNQPAGAGGYPGASYPGAYPGQAPPGSYPGQAPPGGYPGQAPPGGYPGQAPPGAYPGQAPPGGYPGQAPQGAYPGPTAPAYPGPPASGAHPGQPSGPGAYPPPGQPSAPGAQPAAGAFGIPAGPLTVPYDLPLPGGVMPRMLITILGTMKPNANRFALDFKRGNDVAFHFNPLFNEDNKRVIVCNTKLDNIWGKEERQAIFPFESGKPFKIQVLVESDHFKVAVNDAHLLQYNHRMKNLQEISKLGISGDTDLTSASHVMIQS; this is translated from the coding sequence ATGGCAGACAGTTTTTCACTTACTGATGCTTTATCTGGGTCTGGAAACCCAAACCCTCAAGGATGGCCTGGTCAATGGGGAAACCAGCCTGCTGGAGCAGGGGGCTATCCAGGGGCTTCCTATCCTGGTGCCTACCCTGGACAAGCTCCTCCTGGCAGTTATCCTGGACAGGCCCCGCCTGGCGGCTACCCTGGACAGGCCCCTCCTGGCGGCTACCCTGGACAGGCCCCTCCAGGAGCCTATCCTGGACAGGCCCCTCCTGGCGGCTATCCTGGACAGGCACCTCAAGGAGCGTACCCTGGCCCAACAGCTCCTGCTTATCCTGGACCACCCGCATCAGGAGCCCACCCTGGGCAACCGAGTGGGCCCGGGGCCTACCCGCCTCCTGGACAGCCAAGTGCTCCTGGAGCCCAGCCCGCTGCTGGCGCCTTTGGCATCCCTGCTGGACCACTGACTGTACCTTATGACCTGCCCTTGCCCGGAGGAGTCATGCCTCGCATGCTGATCACAATTCTGGGCACAATGAAGCCCAATGCAAACAGATTTGCTTTAGATTTCAAGAGAGGGAATGACGTTGCTTTCCACTTTAACCCACTCTTCAATGAGGACAACAAGAGAGTCATTGTTTGCAATACAAAGCTGGATAAcatctggggaaaggaagaaagacaggcgATTTTCCCATTTGAAAGTGGTAAACCATTCAAAATACAAGTGCTGGTTGAATCTGACCACTTCAAGGTTGCGGTCAATGATGCTCACTTGTTGCAGTACAATCATCGGATGAAAAATCTCCAGGAAATCAGCAAACTGGGAATTTCTGGTGACACAGATCTCACCAGTGCTTCACACGTTATGATACAATCTTAA